One genomic segment of Ancylobacter sp. IITR112 includes these proteins:
- a CDS encoding ABC transporter permease subunit, with the protein MPTGPEHLLPSDSGLSLGAIAVAEAEPVRAAPSPLREFWSAFSENRGAVLGLAVVVFITLLALFAPWVAPHDPTEQFRHSVLLPPVWAGGNWSFPFGTDAVGRDVLSRLIYGARISLGIGLSVMVVSVALGIVLGLTSAFLRGLVEVVIMRIMDMVVAIPSLVLAILIVAVLGPSLTNTIVAVTVVYLPRYVRLVRAAALAELSKEYVVAAQVAGVGRLRLMFVTVLPNCLAPLIVQAALGISDAILEAAALGFLGLGAQPPTPEWGAMLADAREFIRSAPWIVTLPGLAILVTVVAINLMGDGLRDALDPKLRRS; encoded by the coding sequence ATGCCGACCGGCCCGGAGCATCTGCTGCCGAGCGATTCCGGCCTCAGCCTCGGCGCCATCGCGGTGGCGGAAGCCGAGCCGGTGCGCGCGGCGCCCTCGCCGCTGCGCGAGTTCTGGTCCGCCTTCAGCGAGAATCGCGGCGCCGTGCTCGGCCTCGCCGTGGTGGTGTTCATCACCCTGCTGGCGCTGTTCGCGCCCTGGGTGGCGCCGCACGACCCGACCGAGCAGTTCCGCCACAGCGTGCTGCTGCCCCCGGTCTGGGCTGGCGGCAACTGGAGCTTTCCCTTCGGCACCGATGCGGTGGGGCGCGACGTGCTGTCCCGCCTCATCTATGGCGCGCGCATCTCGCTGGGCATCGGCCTGTCAGTGATGGTGGTGTCGGTGGCGCTCGGCATCGTGCTCGGCCTGACCAGCGCCTTCCTGCGCGGCCTGGTGGAAGTGGTGATCATGCGCATCATGGACATGGTGGTGGCGATACCCAGCCTGGTGCTCGCCATCCTCATCGTCGCGGTGCTGGGGCCGAGCCTCACCAACACCATCGTTGCCGTCACCGTGGTGTATCTGCCGCGCTATGTGCGGCTCGTGCGCGCCGCGGCGCTGGCGGAACTGTCGAAGGAATATGTCGTCGCCGCCCAGGTTGCCGGTGTCGGCCGGCTGCGGCTGATGTTCGTCACCGTGCTGCCGAACTGCCTCGCCCCGCTCATCGTGCAGGCCGCACTCGGCATTTCCGACGCCATTCTGGAGGCGGCGGCGCTCGGCTTTCTCGGCCTCGGCGCGCAGCCGCCGACACCGGAATGGGGCGCCATGCTGGCGGATGCGCGCGAGTTCATCCGCTCCGCCCCGTGGATCGTCACCCTGCCCGGCCTCGCCATTCTCGTCACCGTGGTCGCCATCAACCTGATGGGCGACGGCCTGCGCGACGCGCTCGACCCCAAGCTGAGGCGGAGCTGA
- a CDS encoding ABC transporter permease subunit has protein sequence MLKLIFRRVALTLPTFVALMFVTFVAVRLVPGDPIEARTGERGIAPERLAALRHELGLDQPVWKQFLDYVYALLHGDFGVSIVTKTPVLHEFLILFPATLELAFCALVFAVVLGIPAGVLAAVRRGSALDHSVMAVALAGYSMPIFWWGLLLIMFMSEYLGLTPVSGRMDLINYYFEPVTGFMLIDSLLSGEDGAFGAAVAHLILPSIVLGTIPLAVIARMTRSSMLEVLGEDYVRTARAKGLSPLRVVGLHALRNALIPVVTVVGLQTGTLLAGAVLTETIFAWPGVGKWLIESISRRDYPALQGGIMLISAIVILVNLIVDMLYVAINPRIRHG, from the coding sequence ATGCTCAAACTCATCTTCCGCCGTGTCGCTCTGACGCTGCCGACTTTCGTGGCGCTGATGTTCGTCACTTTCGTCGCCGTGCGCCTCGTGCCCGGCGACCCGATCGAGGCCCGCACCGGGGAGCGCGGCATCGCGCCCGAACGGCTGGCGGCGCTGCGTCATGAACTCGGCCTCGACCAGCCGGTGTGGAAGCAGTTTCTCGACTACGTCTACGCCCTGCTGCACGGCGATTTTGGCGTCTCCATCGTCACCAAGACGCCGGTGCTGCACGAATTTCTCATCCTGTTCCCGGCAACGCTGGAACTCGCCTTCTGCGCACTCGTCTTCGCCGTGGTGCTGGGCATCCCCGCCGGCGTGCTGGCGGCGGTGCGGCGCGGATCGGCGCTCGACCATTCGGTGATGGCGGTCGCGCTGGCGGGCTATTCCATGCCGATTTTCTGGTGGGGCCTGCTGCTCATCATGTTCATGTCGGAATATCTCGGCCTCACCCCGGTTTCCGGCCGCATGGACCTGATCAACTATTATTTCGAGCCCGTCACCGGCTTCATGCTGATCGACAGCCTGCTGTCGGGCGAGGACGGCGCCTTCGGCGCGGCGGTGGCGCATCTCATCCTGCCCTCCATCGTGCTCGGCACCATTCCGCTGGCGGTGATCGCGCGCATGACGCGCTCCTCCATGCTGGAGGTGCTGGGCGAGGATTATGTGCGCACCGCCCGCGCCAAGGGCCTCTCGCCGCTGCGCGTGGTCGGGCTGCATGCGCTGCGCAACGCGCTGATCCCGGTCGTCACCGTGGTCGGCCTGCAGACCGGCACGCTGCTCGCTGGCGCGGTGCTGACCGAGACCATCTTCGCCTGGCCGGGGGTGGGCAAATGGCTGATCGAATCGATCTCGCGGCGCGACTATCCCGCGCTGCAGGGCGGCATCATGCTGATCTCCGCCATCGTCATCCTCGTCAATCTCATCGTCGACATGCTCTATGTCGCGATCAATCCGAGGATCCGGCATGGCTGA
- a CDS encoding ABC transporter substrate-binding protein, with the protein MPAFHAKAALAAAMLVALCAPSYAAKTLVYCSEGSPENFTPALNTTGTSFDAARPVYNQLVEFERGTTNVAPSLAESWTVSDDGKEITFKLRKGVKFHSGVNGFTPTRDFNADDVLFSFERQWKPENPYHKVTGGAYDYFNDMSMPDLLKSIDKVDDYTVKFVLTEPNAPMLANLAMDFGTITSKEYADFLLKKGTPEQYDQIPVGTGPFSFVTYQKDAVIRYKANPAYFAGKPALDNLVYAITPDPTARYAKLKKGECHVMIAPNPADIAGMKTDPVVNLISQPGLNIGYLSFNTQKPPFDKKEVRQAFNMAIDKAAIIRDVYQGAGQAAINPIPPTIWSYNKDIKDYPYDPEKAKQMLADAGVKTPLDIDLWWMPVQRPYNPNAKRIAEIMQADLAKIGVNAKLVSYEWGEYRKRLQQGEHMTGQLGWTGDNGDPDNFFFLLGCAAARPGGQNLSKWCNKDFDALINKAKTISDTAERTKLYEQAQVIVKEEAPWFTIAHSVVYEPTRKEVVDYKVSPLGRHEFYGVDLK; encoded by the coding sequence ATGCCGGCTTTTCATGCCAAGGCAGCCCTTGCGGCTGCCATGCTCGTGGCGCTGTGCGCGCCGTCCTACGCCGCCAAGACGCTCGTCTACTGCTCCGAAGGCAGCCCGGAGAATTTCACCCCGGCGCTGAACACCACCGGCACCAGCTTCGACGCCGCCCGTCCGGTATACAATCAGCTCGTCGAGTTCGAGCGCGGCACGACCAATGTCGCTCCCTCCCTCGCCGAGAGCTGGACCGTGAGCGACGACGGCAAGGAAATCACCTTCAAGCTGCGCAAGGGGGTGAAATTCCATTCCGGCGTGAACGGCTTCACACCCACCCGCGATTTCAATGCGGACGACGTGCTGTTCTCGTTCGAGCGCCAGTGGAAGCCGGAGAACCCGTATCACAAGGTCACCGGCGGCGCGTATGACTACTTCAACGACATGAGCATGCCCGATCTGCTCAAGTCGATCGACAAGGTGGACGACTACACGGTCAAATTCGTGCTGACCGAGCCGAACGCCCCGATGCTGGCGAATCTCGCCATGGATTTCGGCACCATCACCTCGAAGGAATATGCCGACTTCCTGCTGAAGAAGGGCACGCCCGAGCAATATGACCAGATTCCGGTCGGCACCGGCCCGTTCTCCTTCGTCACCTACCAGAAGGACGCGGTGATCCGCTACAAGGCCAATCCGGCCTATTTCGCCGGCAAGCCGGCGCTCGACAATCTCGTCTACGCCATCACCCCGGACCCGACCGCTCGCTACGCCAAGCTGAAGAAGGGCGAATGCCATGTGATGATCGCGCCGAACCCGGCCGATATCGCCGGCATGAAGACCGATCCGGTGGTCAACCTGATCTCCCAGCCCGGCCTCAACATCGGCTATCTCTCGTTCAACACGCAGAAGCCGCCCTTCGACAAGAAGGAGGTCCGGCAGGCGTTCAACATGGCGATCGACAAGGCCGCCATCATCCGCGATGTCTATCAGGGCGCCGGCCAGGCGGCGATCAACCCGATCCCGCCGACCATCTGGTCCTACAACAAGGACATCAAGGACTACCCCTACGATCCCGAGAAGGCCAAGCAGATGCTGGCCGATGCGGGTGTCAAAACCCCGCTCGACATCGACCTGTGGTGGATGCCGGTGCAGCGCCCCTACAACCCGAACGCCAAGCGCATCGCCGAGATCATGCAGGCGGACCTCGCCAAGATCGGCGTCAACGCCAAGCTCGTCTCCTATGAGTGGGGCGAGTACCGCAAGCGGCTGCAGCAGGGCGAGCACATGACCGGCCAGCTCGGCTGGACCGGCGACAATGGCGACCCGGACAATTTCTTCTTCCTGCTCGGTTGCGCCGCGGCCCGCCCGGGCGGCCAGAACCTGTCCAAATGGTGCAACAAGGACTTCGACGCCCTGATCAACAAGGCGAAGACCATTTCGGACACCGCCGAGCGCACCAAGCTCTATGAGCAGGCGCAGGTGATCGTGAAGGAAGAGGCGCCCTGGTTCACCATCGCCCATTCGGTGGTGTACGAGCCGACCCGCAAGGAAGTGGTGGACTACAAGGTCAGCCCGCTCGGCCGCCACGAATTCTACGGCGTCGACCTGAAGTGA
- a CDS encoding acyl-CoA dehydrogenase: MSAAPSAAKVSFDWADPVDFDAQLTEEERLVRDTARDYAQEKLLPRVTEAYMQERFDREIMSEMGELGLLGPTIPEEYGGAGLGYVAYGLVAREVERVDSGYRSAMSVQSSLVMHPINAYGSEQQKRRYLPKLATGELVGCFGLTEPDAGSDPAGMRTRAEKIDGGYRLSGAKMWITNSPIADIAVVWAKSAAHGDEIRGFLLERGMKGFSTPKIENKLSLRASITGEIVMDGVEVPEENLLPDASGLKGPFGCLNRARFGIGWGTMGAAEACYAAARQYTLDRKQFGKPLAATQLIQKKLADMATEITLGLQLALRAGRLFDAGQLPVETISMLKRNNCGKALDIARAARDMHGGNGISGEFPVMRHMVNLETVNTYEGTHDIHALILGRAITGHQAFF; the protein is encoded by the coding sequence ATGAGTGCCGCGCCGTCCGCCGCCAAGGTTTCGTTCGACTGGGCCGATCCGGTCGATTTCGATGCGCAGCTCACCGAGGAAGAGCGTCTGGTGCGCGACACGGCGCGCGACTATGCGCAGGAAAAGCTGCTGCCGCGCGTCACCGAGGCGTATATGCAGGAACGCTTCGACCGCGAGATCATGAGCGAGATGGGCGAACTCGGCCTGCTCGGCCCGACCATTCCCGAGGAATATGGCGGGGCGGGGCTCGGCTATGTCGCCTACGGGCTGGTGGCGCGCGAGGTGGAACGGGTCGATTCGGGGTATCGCTCGGCGATGAGCGTGCAGTCATCGCTGGTGATGCACCCGATCAACGCCTATGGCAGCGAACAGCAGAAGCGGAGATACCTGCCGAAGCTCGCCACCGGCGAACTGGTCGGCTGCTTCGGCCTGACCGAGCCGGATGCGGGCTCCGATCCCGCCGGCATGCGCACCCGCGCGGAGAAGATCGACGGCGGCTACCGGCTCTCCGGCGCCAAGATGTGGATCACCAATTCGCCGATCGCCGACATTGCGGTGGTGTGGGCGAAATCCGCCGCCCATGGCGACGAGATCCGCGGCTTCCTGCTGGAACGCGGCATGAAGGGCTTTTCCACCCCGAAGATCGAGAACAAGCTGTCGCTGCGCGCCTCCATCACCGGAGAGATCGTGATGGACGGGGTCGAGGTGCCGGAGGAAAACCTGCTGCCCGACGCCTCCGGGCTGAAGGGCCCGTTCGGCTGCCTCAACCGCGCCCGCTTCGGCATTGGCTGGGGCACGATGGGGGCGGCGGAAGCCTGCTACGCCGCGGCGCGCCAGTACACGCTCGACCGCAAGCAGTTCGGCAAGCCGCTGGCGGCGACGCAGCTTATCCAGAAGAAGCTGGCCGACATGGCGACCGAGATCACGCTCGGCCTGCAGCTCGCTTTGCGCGCCGGCCGGCTGTTCGACGCGGGGCAGCTTCCGGTGGAGACCATTTCCATGCTCAAGCGCAACAATTGCGGCAAGGCGCTCGACATCGCCCGCGCCGCCCGCGACATGCATGGCGGCAACGGCATTTCCGGCGAATTCCCGGTCATGCGGCACATGGTGAACCTGGAGACGGTGAACACCTATGAGGGCACGCACGACATCCACGCGCTGATCCTCGGCCGGGCGATCACTGGGCATCAGGCGTTCTTCTGA
- a CDS encoding Rrf2 family transcriptional regulator, with protein MLTNKGKYGLKAMLYLARLEPGASAMGQEIASANNIPKKFLDAILLELRNAGMLRSKKGPGGGYALAKTPRDIRIGHIIRVLDGPLAPINCASKSAYVPCQDCEDLATCAVRITMSKVRDAMSDILDGMSLHDMVVFAESPDADLMYNI; from the coding sequence ATGCTGACCAACAAGGGCAAATACGGCCTGAAGGCGATGCTTTATCTCGCGCGACTCGAACCGGGCGCGAGCGCCATGGGACAGGAGATCGCCAGCGCCAACAACATCCCGAAGAAGTTCCTCGACGCCATCCTGCTGGAACTGCGCAATGCCGGCATGCTGCGTTCCAAGAAGGGGCCGGGCGGCGGCTATGCGCTGGCCAAGACGCCGCGCGACATCCGCATCGGCCACATCATCCGCGTGCTTGACGGCCCACTGGCGCCGATCAACTGCGCCAGCAAGAGCGCCTATGTGCCCTGCCAGGATTGCGAGGACCTCGCCACCTGCGCGGTGCGCATCACCATGAGCAAGGTGCGCGACGCCATGTCGGACATACTCGACGGCATGTCCCTGCACGACATGGTGGTCTTCGCCGAGAGCCCCGACGCGGACCTCATGTACAATATCTGA